The following is a genomic window from Deltaproteobacteria bacterium.
GTCCCGCACCGACAGCCGTTGCTCACCGGATTCGCCAACATCCCAGAACAACTCGCATCGCCGCGGCGGCGCCCACGACAACCCCATCCCATGAATGTCGTGAGCGCGGGAGCGGCCCGTCTCCACGATCTCCCGGACAAGGCCCACCAGGACGTCGCCTTCCGGCCATTCGGAGCGCGGTTCGAGGCCGTCGTCGGCGAACAACGCAAGTTTGCCCAGGAGACCGGCATCCTGCACGGTCAGGTTCCGTCGGGCCCAGGAGGAACGTCGGTCGAACCGTCGGAAGTTGCTGCCGATGGTGTGGTCCTTCCTGAGATACGCCCGGTAGGGGTCGATGCACATGCCGCGCATCTCACTCCGGTGGATGACGTAGAAGAGATGCTCCTGCCCGGTCGCCGGCGGCCCGGACGGCCGGACTTCGACCGCCGCGCCGTTCCGCCCGGACCAGCGATCGAGCCAGCGGCGGACCTCGTGCGGTACCGGGTCCCGAGCCTTGGACCCGGACGGCGCGTTGCACGCGGCCAGCAGCAGCGCTGCCACATGCTTGCAGTTGAAGCCCAGCGGGCAGGTGCAGGTTCCCGACACCGAGAGCAACGCATCGTCCACCCCGAAAACCAACACCGCCCAAACCTCGTACGCGTTGGCCC
Proteins encoded in this region:
- a CDS encoding SWIM zinc finger family protein — its product is MFDSRDLRRTLGEPDFSRGLEYFERGMVRSVEFEARSRVHGRVAGSRANAYEVWAVLVFGVDDALLSVSGTCTCPLGFNCKHVAALLLAACNAPSGSKARDPVPHEVRRWLDRWSGRNGAAVEVRPSGPPATGQEHLFYVIHRSEMRGMCIDPYRAYLRKDHTIGSNFRRFDRRSSWARRNLTVQDAGLLGKLALFADDGLEPRSEWPEGDVLVGLVREIVETGRSRAHDIHGMGLSWAPPRRCELFWDVGESGEQRLSVRDRGGSSLTLRGRHPDHAGPQAGACGCTVRGNRPRPPDAHRKGRRGAVRRRMRVGKC